GCTTTGAGATTGTGATCTTTCCGTAATTCGGCCCCAGGATCCAAAACTACAAGACCGTTGGCAGTTGGGATTGCTGCTTTGATAATAGGCCATACTGAGTGCGAAGTGAAGGCACGGAAGTTGCAcctatttattgcctttcatcaCCACCTGCCTGCGACTGCTGCACTTAAGTGTGTGTTGTCGCATGGTTGTCAGTATAGTTGCGTGTACCATGATGACTATATAGCCCACTGGAGGTATGTTAGGAGCAAAGTTGATTATTGACTACTTCACTATTTGACTGATTATTCACTTAAGCTTAGTCTAGACTGCATTGTGAGCAGTTTTTTTCACAGAAGCAGTGTGTGGTATGAAGAGGAACCTGCGGGAATTTATAGTTTCAATTTCAGATCATTACTTCATTTCGCTTTGAATCTAAGCTAAAGGACCTTTTTCAGGTAgtagctatgaaaagaaaaatgataggaagCAATGTCAAAAGACGAGAAGGGGGCGGGATGGGTTAGGGAATTAGCCGCACTTGATGATATTCTCACCGAAATCAAGATTTGTGCTTGAGCAGGGAGGGTATGTAGTACAAAGCAAATACACCACTGGTTTCTTAAGATAAtggagtggtttccaagagaaagaaagcatagcaggaGGCAACATAGAGTCAGGTGGACAGATGAACTTAGAGAGTTTGTGGGCATAGGTTGGCTGGAGATGATGCAGGACACGGGTCAGTTGGCAACTAGTGGTAAAGGCTTTTGTCCTGCATTGGATGATGATAGTAATGGTGGGTCACCTTTGAGTAGCACCACCTCTGAAGGAAGGCTCTTTTTTTGTTGGTAAGCTTGGACTGAGGAAATGGGAAGGGGGTGTGTCAAGAAGATTCTCATTAACACTGCTGACTTCGTTTTGCTTTTTCTCACTCATCTGTGTAGGCCTGATCGACCATGGCTGATGATCTCGTCCCAGACACACATTCACTTCGAGTTCCGTGCTGAGGTGGCGCTATTGGCTGCAGCACACCACGACGTGCTCAATCTGACCAGCTGCGGACACCATGCCTGGAACGGCACGAGTGGCAGGTTGCGTTGCCACGGCCACAGACACTACAAGTACCCGGAGGTCTTGACGGTGAGCTCTTCTGGCTGTGGTTTGAAAGTGAGGAGTGAGCACTGTGACTTGCAGTCGCAACATAGTAGTGTGTTGGCTTAGCCGACGGCATTGGGCTAACATACTCAAACCGATGTGACGAGACCAACTTGCAATGTATTTTCATGTCCTTCGTGTGGTTCACACTAATGTTATTGGTATTGCCAGAAGCTTCATCTTCCTTTCTGAATTTTATAAAGAACATGTAGAAGCGGAAAGGCATGATCAAGTTCCCACGGTGTCCTCCGGCCTTTTCTGGAATATATGGATCCCTTGTCAAAGTTCACTGTCTTGTTTCCATTAAATTACGGTGACTGTGAGATGCAAGaactttgtcttgttgctgctgTTAGCATCCTTTACAGTAAGTATAGTGAAAGGAAAAGTTCATGGTAGCTTGCCAAGAACTTGGGTTAAGGCCGCCATTGACTGGCAGTTTGGGTGGCATTGTGTAGCTCGTATTTACTCCTTGGGTGTTGCTAGGGGATGTGAAACTTTCTGCTCTTAGTAGTACTGCACCCTTTGTGGATGCAGAACTCGAACCCTGGGTCAGTGGTGCCATGTTGATGGAAACTTGGGAAGCATTGAAGGACCTGTTTTCTGATTGGCTGAGAGGCCTGTTGGACCGGATGTTATAAAACATTTAGTTAGCTTGCAAAGAAACATCTgtgtactttttctttcttttttcaggaGGGAAAATTTTGCTTGGTCGTTCGTGCGGCCAGGCTTGGTCAAATGACGCTTTCCGACTCCCTTTCGGCTGGCTGCATTCCCATCGTGGTGGCCGATGAATATGTGCTGCCCTTCTCGGAAGTGCTTGATTGGAAGAGGCAAGTGTGCACATTCACTGCCTGCTCATAAGTCTACTTGCACACCATTGCAGATGGTATGGGTTATCATGTGtggatgatatatatatatatatatatatatatatatatatatatatatatatatatatatatatatatatatatatatatatatatatatatatatatatatatatatatatcatccaCACATGATATATATATCCATCcacatgatatatatatatatatatatatatatatatatatatatatatatatatatatatatatatatatatatatatatatatatatatatatatatatatatatatatatatatatatatatatatatatatacatatatatatatatatatatacatatatatatatatatatatacatatatatatatatatacatatatatatatatatatatatatatatatagtttattGCATAACTTAATCTTCTTTAGATGTTGCCTACTTTGCTTACGGCAAATTAATTTGTTCGGCATGCGCTTAGTGTATGTTGATAAGACTTGCCAAAACATTTTTCTGTACCATATGATGGCGCATGTGCTTTCACTAAACTACCTGCATCAGTTACTGTTAGCAAGGAAGGGAGcaataagcgttttttttttttatcgcacttGCATAACTTGCATATTTTACACATTTCACACTCTAAGACCAAGAGGTGTTGAGGCTACATTGTAAATATTGGCCGCAGGCAAAGGCAGCAGCCGTGCGGCATCTGTATGCAAGTGAGTTCGCAATGCCTTTGCATTCGCTATAACTGAGTCTTGTCtcagcaggtgttcattcttttCTAGTGTCTTGATTTGATTGTTATTAAAGTCTTCATCTCTTCAATCTGCGACTCTTCTTATAGCCTTAGTGCGCATCATGGTGACAGCATCTTTGTTCATATGTTGTGCGAGTGTTGAAACTGTGAGGCTTGTGCATGAAAGGACAATAAAATAAAATAGGGGTATCAGATAGGGTGTATTTCTTAATccgtttacccgccgcggtggctcagtggttagggcgctcgactactgatccggagttcccgggttcgaacccgaccgcggcggctgcgtttttatggaggaaaaacgctaaggcgcccgtgtgctgtgcgatgtcagtgcacattaaagatccccaggtggtcgaaattattccggagccctccactacggcacctaattcgtcctctcttctttcactccttctcatcccttcccttgcggtgcggttcaggtgtccaacgatatatgagacagatactgcgccatttcctttccccccaaaaaaaaccaattattcttaatCCGTTTTGTCCCACAGGGCAGCAGTGCAAATCCGTGAGGACGAGTTGCAGGATGTTGTTGGAATCCTGAGGGGTTTCTCGGAGGCCCGGGTGGCAGAGATGAGGTCCCAGGCACTGCTCTTTTGGGAGCGCTACTTCAGCAACATGGCGAAGATCACAATGACAACTTTGGAAGTCGTCAATGACCGCTTGTTCCCGCATGTCGCGAAAGGCTATGAAGATTGGAATGACCTTCCACCCGGGGTATGCCATCCTTTGTCGCTCGACATTTGTGCGCTTCTTCGATTGCTCTCGGGTTCCACCTAAATGCTGCCATATACGTGTTCAACTCATGCGCGTTTTTTTCTTAAACTGCGATTGCATTCCGCTTACACTTAGTAGCTGCCATACATGATTGATACTTCTGTACACATTTTTATTTGCGTTTCGCTTAAACTTGATTAGTGTCACATATGTCCATTAGAAGTCATTGTGATAATGTTGCAGTCAAGTCCAGACATACCGAGGGTGGGTCTCGACACAAGTTATATACTTACTGAAATGTAGTGTGAACAAGATTGTAATGCAAGGGTCACGGTGTTGTGGAAGAGGAAAAAATTATTCAACAATATAGATTTTATTATAACTCCTTTATATAACTGTAATAAAGGCTTAGTTGTATTGCAGAATAAAGGAGGCTATAGATAGGCCCAATTTCTACAGGGCATAGTCAGTACATTGAGAATACCTGTATTGCTTCAGTTGTCTTTATACTCCATTACCTTAGAATCTTTCTCCGTACTTACGACTTCGAATTAATGTTTAATGTActaaattttttaaaataatttccGGGCACACCTTGTATGCTTGGCTGATGCAAACTGTGTATTCCTTTCCCAAACAGCTTGTGCCACCAGCACCTTTTGCCATCCCATTTGTGGCTCCACGGAGCCGCGGCTTCACAGCTGTGGTTCTTACCTACGACCGGGTGAACAGCCTGTTCAAGGTCGTGCAGCAACTCACCCAGGTGCCCAGTCTGGTCAAGGTCGTCGTCGTTTGGAACAACCAGAGGAAATCACCGCCTCCAGGTAAGTTTGAACTTGGCCTCGGCTGATGTTCGCTTCAAAATTGGCCCCGTGAATGCCTGTGACTGTGTTTAAGCCAGATCCAAGACTGACAGGATGggtgtctgtctttctgtgtggtttttaCACGTGTAAAATCAGCGCTGTTTTTACCTTTTGTTAGACAATGCTCCACCAACTAGACCAGCAAAATGTACTGTTAAACGTCTATGTAAGTCAAGGGCGTCACACACTGACTAATTTGGACGCTGCGGGATTCCGAGTGAGGGCTGTGTCTAGATGCAACTGACACGGCAAGCGATAGTCCAGACGGCCTGACTAAAACCTGAATTTTTTGCTGCAGAATCGCTCGCACGCCTCCGACGTGTGCACAGTGGTGGCATGATGGCAAACAGAAGGCCCCGTCCCCGACAAGTCACAGTGGAAAGTTTCGGTTTGATTTTCCTAAGCTTTGCAGCAGCCCACATCAGCCAGCCAACCAAGCCTAGCTGCGCGCCGCTTTGGGCGCTGATTGGCGCATTTTGCtagtttttttctagcattttttctTTGCCGCTTCGACACCGCTTGTTGCTTCCGTTCGCATGGTTCTTCCAGTGCGCCAAAGCTGCGTGCACGCCATGTGCCTCTCCACACGCAAAACTACTGCTTGTGAGGTGTGTAACGAAGTAGTTGTGGAGCTCCACTACTAAAAATAGTCATTGTCGCTCTGTTCTAATGTCTGAAGCAAGCAGCAATTGTCCAGTCTTTCACAAAATGCACCTGGATACAAGTGgttggtttttctttttcaaggtCATTTGATGTTTCGAACTTTTGGATaattcaagcatttttttccGGTCCTTTGAAGTTCAAGTTAAAGAGATTTTATATATTAATGCTAGAACTGGAGCCATCACAGAAACCATGTTTCACAGAAGACTTTTTATCATTTCAGTGCTAGGGTAAGAGCAGGAACTCCTTTCAAAAGCTTGGTACAgtattcaagaaaaaaataggaATATACCAAGCTGCGCTGTATGAAACATTATTAATCTGTACCTTCCTCAAGGCCTGCCAGTGGCATGCGTTTGTGTTTAATTTGTTCAGGATGTGTTTAGTCGAACTCACATGCATGACTTTCATTTCTGGCCAATTAAATGTTAGGGGCTTCACTGGAAATTTGAAAAGATTTGCAGACCTTTGAACTGCTTGTAAGGACCTCGAGGGTCTCCATATCATTGAGAGTCACTGGTGCACATTTGCTGTCTAGTTTTTCAAACTTCACTAGGTatggaaaaaaattttttagaAATCTAGGAGTCCATAAAAAACAAGACTCCACCTAATTGTATAGTGTTTCTGACTGTGCAGCTGTCCCGAATAATCTAGATGTCCGAACTTCAGGCGTTCAAAAAATCATTTCATGATGACCACTGTGGCAGCAACGAGTCTgaactttttttgttctcaatttgtttttcctttttgatTTCATGGTAAAACAGCATCTGCCTGGCCCAAGCTGAGCAAGCCACTAAAGGTGATCCGGACAAAGGCCAACAAGCTCAGCAACCGCTTCTACCCATACAAGGACATCGAGACAGAAGCAGTGCTAGCCATCGATGACGACATCCTGATGCTCACTTCGGACGAGCTGGAGTTTGGCTTTGAGGTTAGCGGGTGTTGATTTAGCAGTGCCAGCTtagcgtcttagcgttttgaatGTGGACTGAGTATCAGAGAGTGTTCTGCACAAGCCATTCTGAAAATGAaaagtcgaatttcgatggaggcgaaattctagagtcccgtgtactgcgcgatgtgagtgcactttaAAAAACCCTGGGTcatcgaaattttcggagcccttcactacggcgtccctcatagcccgagttgcttttggacgttaaagcCTCATAAACCATAGAAGTAGAGAACAGTTAAACATGGATATGAATTGAGAAAAGTGCACTATTTTTACCTGTATGCAGGTTTTCGCAGGTGATTCCTGTAAGCGCCCGTTACTCGAAGTCGTAAATGCGGAGAAACATTTCACGATCACGTTGATAATGTCACTGCAGCAGCAGCTACCACAGGCTGTTATGCATGGGATATGGAGTGTATGGGAAGAATTAAGAGTTGGGAGCAGCCAACCCTTCCTGCACATCCCCTATCTCAGTCGCCTCAGCCACCGTTGCCCTAGCAAATGGGCTCTTCGCCTTGCATTACTGGCATTCTCCATCGTCCCCGCTCCTGCCACATATCTCCATTTGGTGCCAGAATTGCACGAAcaaccaagcagcagcagcgatgagCACGCACCGCTGCATGCAGTTATTCTGCACGACCTTGAAACGTGAACTGCCGCTTTATGTGATGCTGCAAAAACGAAAACTGTGGAGGCTACTGTGTTTGCCACACAGAGGCGGTGATAGTGCTTGAGTACAGCATTGTATTGACTGTGTTTGCTCATTACGTTCGTTGACGTGTTTCTAATGACAGTTTGTGTTTTGACATCGTGAAGCTTTCTTGTGGTTTGGCCAAATTTCAAGTAACGCAACGCCAGCTAGTTGGCATAGCAAGTTTGTTATATGAAGGTGAATCGCTGCAACACGTTTGTTacttcaataacacttctgttgggcctagttgttGTCCTTTTGTTTCTCTCGTGTACGTGGTttgtctaatgttttgcgcacatcgatcatctgtattatTACCTTTGTTACATTGAGCGCTCAAATATACACGCTTCACTGGGTATGGCGTTGGGGGAATGGAGAACTTTCATACATCAAGGTGTTTGGTACATGGAGGTTTGTTAAATTGCTTCGCTTAATTCCAACTGTTTGATCTGAACAAATTTTGGGATCCTTCAGGTTAAAATTATCAAGATTTAATGGTAAATCTATTGCTTACTGTGCATAAAGCCAATGCTAAGATTTCTGCAGTTATTGCATTTCTACATTTCTACTCATTGCATTAATAGTTTGTTCAATTGCAAAGCACTTTACTGCTTCAGTTGCAAAGAACACTAGAATGAAGGCTGGACTGTTGCAGATTATTTGTAGTTATAAATTAAGAAGCCTTGCTGTACTGTTCTCTTCCGCTTAGTTGTGTATTGGGATGTGGATTTATGTCTCTCTTACTGTATTTTCACATCATTTGATAACTGTTCTTAAGTTGTCAGCTGCTGTCAGGAATTTGACTTAAATGACGCAGGAATTGATAACTGTTAAATGACTCGGTGTGCTGCCGTGCCCTGTCTTAGGTATTTTATTTGTTCATTATGAACCTAAGTTCACCTGATGTCCGCGATTTTTCATTTCTGAATGACAACAGGTGTGGCGAGAGTTCCCAGACAGGATAGTTGGTTTTCCGTCTCGCGTCCATCTATGGGACAATGCAACATCCCTGTGGAAGTACGAGTCAGAGTGGACCAATGACATCTCCATGGTTCTGACCGGTGCAGCGTTTTACCACAAGGTATGCCTGCTGTGCTGTTCATCTGTGCATTGATGCGGCTATCAGTGTTCTTAATTTAATGGATATGCGTTTAATGATGATTGTATTTTATTTATATGCATGTTCTAGTTTTATTATAGGCCAGACAGGCGGTTCCAGCACTTAACCATATAgagtcgacgaccgatttttcggactctctagggacTACGAAAACGACAGAAAAATcgggcagtccggaaaatcagatttcaccgaaaaaaaataATGAGCTTATTACCAATATGCTGGAGGAAGcggtcagttgtattgcacacattctaaagctcctcatgaTTAAATTTTGCCGCGCGACATGTGCATGGATGACGGGCGGcaaccgctttcacgagctcggcctggctgtgctgccctcggcatgtcgccgatgaacgcacgtgttgggacaaagtctaaacgggGAAGCGAACATGCCGCTgcgggaactgcgctgcgcccgcagtacgatgggcccggaACGAGAACGTGAGGATGGCGAAATAATAAGAACCGAGGAATGGCCAATGCGAGCGCTCCGTCGGCGTTGGCCTTTgtcattaggcctagcaactAGAGCCAAAATCCATCATatccggcgatatgcactctgcggtggcttgcgtatcTTGCCTGTCATCTAAACGCCAGCT
The genomic region above belongs to Amblyomma americanum isolate KBUSLIRL-KWMA chromosome 9, ASM5285725v1, whole genome shotgun sequence and contains:
- the sotv gene encoding exostosin glycosyltransferase sotv; the encoded protein is MKSASPSWKACSVGSVACYVLTAIALIGCALWLFAPLERRGVETEFVPQFLESSFDVIVPSNSPLADARIESCSYYTCFDVYRCGHKHDHITVYIYPLVNYIDEHGSQLARQPSREFMEVLETIHQSKFYTPDPSKACLFIPSLDVLSQDGLNLNAVSQILNSLPYWNNGTNHLLFNMLPGTSPSYATSLEVNTAEALVAGGGFDSWTFRRSHDVGIPVFNPARYHLDPSLAKRPDRPWLMISSQTHIHFEFRAEVALLAAAHHDVLNLTSCGHHAWNGTSGRLRCHGHRHYKYPEVLTEGKFCLVVRAARLGQMTLSDSLSAGCIPIVVADEYVLPFSEVLDWKRAAVQIREDELQDVVGILRGFSEARVAEMRSQALLFWERYFSNMAKITMTTLEVVNDRLFPHVAKGYEDWNDLPPGLVPPAPFAIPFVAPRSRGFTAVVLTYDRVNSLFKVVQQLTQVPSLVKVVVVWNNQRKSPPPASAWPKLSKPLKVIRTKANKLSNRFYPYKDIETEAVLAIDDDILMLTSDELEFGFEVWREFPDRIVGFPSRVHLWDNATSLWKYESEWTNDISMVLTGAAFYHKHYSHEYFDRLPADIRRWVDERMNCEDIAMNFLVANITGKAPIKVAPRKKFKCPECARLDNLSNDLQHMAARSECVNVFARAFGGMPLKTVEFRADPVLFKDNFPEKLKRFSNLGSL